The DNA segment gctacagtccatagaggtcgcaagggtcagacacgacttagagactaaaccgcCACCACAGGTGATTCTAACGTACAGCACCACCTGTAAACTGCCCTCCCCGAGGGATCCCTCACATCAGGGGCCACAGCTGTACCCACACTGCCCTTTGCTGCTTAGGACCCAAGCAGCCTGAATAGCTGGTGGTCCAGCCAAGCAACAAGAGGCCCTCTCGCCATTGTGTTCTCTACTCCAGGACCTTCCTAAGACCAAGGGTCCTCAGCTCCCAGTGGGGGTCCCTGGAAGCAGTAGGGTTTTGCCTCCCTCTGCACCAGAATGCTGACTTCTGATTGGAGCGGTGGGGAGAAATGGCCTCCCAGGCTTCCCCTTGAGAAGCCAGGAAAAAACACCATCAAATCCAAACTAAACCTCAACTAGGACAAGTGCATCTGCAAACACTGTACCCTAGAATGTGTGTCCTGAAAGGGAGCTGGTGGGACATGACTCGGCACCATGCTCCGACCCTGGCACCTGCGCTGATCTGGCAGCCTGGCTGGTTGGCCATCGCACCGGAAGCCCTGGGCGCTAAGGAAGAGGAAGTCATTTCACACAGAGGAGAGAGGGTGTCAGGGGCCCCCGCTGTCTACTCAAAGCAAAAGGGACCATAGAGGTCTCCTCCAGCCTGGTGTTGCAGCCAAGGAGTACCCTGAGGGTCACAGGTGGGGTGACTTGCCAGGATCACACAGCAAGCCACTGTGAGAGCCTGTCCAGAACGCTGGCCTCTGAACTCCCTAACTTGACAGGCCTGAAACTATCCCCTCATTTAGGTCAAGGAGCCACAATGagtgattacttttttttttttttccagtgggagGAATGAGATAAGATATGGAAGGAGGAGAAAATTTAAGGTTAAAGAGAGCCCAGAGGAAAAGACTGAGAGAGCAAATGCCACTGGGCCCTGTGAACCCAGAGGAAAGAGTGCTCTGGGTTCTTGCTCAACGGCAGACACAGAGGGCTCACCCGTGGCCCCTCCACCCCCCCTTCCACCGCCCAGCCCTGCAAGATCAGGCTGTCAGTGCTGAAAACAAAGACTGCAGAGCGCTTCTCGGCGGCGGCGATTCCGGGACACAGCTGCCCGCCGGCCCGCCCGCCTTGACGCCCAACACGGGTCAGCTGCGCACCCCTGTCCCGTGGGCCGAGGTCCGCTGCCTATTCAAGGAAGCAGCTCTTGTCTGGGCGCCCTCCCCCGCATCCTCTCAGAGCGACGAAGCCCTAGCGGTGTCCCCGAGGAAGGCACGGGCCACCCCAGTCACAGACAAAGGCATCCGGGagccttccctctcccctcccccccagccTTTGGGCAGGAGACCCCAGGCTCACCGTTCTGGCTCCGGTGAGCTGCTGCAAGTAATCTTGAATCTCACTGGTGTTACCGGCGGCTGTAATATCGACAAATTCCAAAAGCCCTTGTTTGAAGGGCAGTTGGCTGAGAAGCTCCCGAGTCTTTCTGCAGTAGGGGCAGGTGGGCTTGATGAACACGACCACCTTCCCAGGCTGGATCTTGCTGTTGACGAACGCTTGAGCCATGCTGCCTCCCTCCGGGGGGGTACACCTCCACTGTAGGTAGAGCTTGGGAGTAAAAGCCGCGGCTGACCGACCAGCTGGCTCTCATTTAAAGGaacctccctggaggaggagttTGCCCCCGCGGCGTGCTCGATTTTTAAAGGGCCAGCTCTGAAAGTCATTTCAGTTTGGAGCGATGCACTGGCTAGAGCTTTGGAGCATGAACAGCTACATCCTGGGGTGTCATTGTCCAGGCCTTTCAGGGGCACCcgctctggagaagaaaacagagccAGCTCACTCTCTGGAGAAACTTGAAGGGTGCAGACCAGCTCCAGGGAGGGAGCcccagcaggcaggcaggcacctCTTAGAGTCAGTTCTTACTGTCTCTCAGGCCTTCCCCTGTGGCTcggccggtaaagaatctgcttgcaatgtgggtagacctgggtttgatccctgggttgggaagatcccttggagaagagaaaagcgaagggaaagcctacccactctagtattctggcctggagaattccatggactgtatactccttggggtcacaaagagttggacaggactgagccactttaatttcacttattgtctCTCAGAGACATGGTTTCTAAAAACACAGAATCATTCAAGAAGCAGAATACACTGAAATCTATTTAGAAGTGAAATTCAGATTGTGACGTTGCGTCTCATCTTGCCTGCCCTGTTTGTTGTCACTGTTTAATGAAATTGCTCCCCCACCTTCAAACATCTGGAGATTGCACAGAAGAATCTGGCCCTGCGGCCTCTCCCTGAAAAGTCAGGTCACCTTCATGAGAGGCAGCAGCTGGGGCTGAGGTGTGGTTGTCCTTTGGAGGGAGCAGAAGCTGGCTCCCGGCTGGCTCACGCCTTCCAGATACCCGCTCTTCATCCATAAGCTTTTGAGTTTGTGACCCTCGAACAGCAGTTTAGCATGGAGGCAAATTCTAGCACAAACCCTAATTTCAAACTGCAGATCCAGTGAGGGTCTTTTTCTCTGTTTGATCCCTTTGTTGTCACTGTTTGTGAGTCTgaatggtgttcagttcagtcgctcagttgtgtccgactctttgtgaccccatggactgcagcatgccaggcctccctgtccatcaccaactttactcaaactcatgtccgttgagtaggtgatgccatccaaccatctcatcctctgtccaccccttctcctcctgccttcagtctttcccagcatcagggtcttttcccatgagttagctctttgcattaagtggccaaagtattggagtttcagcttcagcatcagtccttccaatgaatattcaggaccgatttccttcaggatggactggttggatctcattgcagtccaagggactctcaagagtcttctccaacaccacagttcaaaagcatcaattctttggtgctcagccttcttcacagtccaactctcacatccatactggaaaaaccatagccttgactagatggacctttgctggcaaagtaacatctctgctttttaatatgctctctaggttggttatagcttttcttccaaggagcaagcatcttttaatttcatggctgcagtcaccaccatctgcagtgattttggagccccccaaaataaagtctctcactgtttccattgtttccccatcaatttgccatgaagtgatgggaccagatgccagctGTTGTCACTGTTTGCGAGTCTGAGTGGTGTAATATCTCACTTACTTCACATTCACCCGAG comes from the Bubalus kerabau isolate K-KA32 ecotype Philippines breed swamp buffalo chromosome 1, PCC_UOA_SB_1v2, whole genome shotgun sequence genome and includes:
- the GLRX gene encoding glutaredoxin-1 — translated: MAQAFVNSKIQPGKVVVFIKPTCPYCRKTRELLSQLPFKQGLLEFVDITAAGNTSEIQDYLQQLTGARTVPRVFIGQECIGGCTDLVNMHERGELLTRLKQIGALQ